From the Peromyscus leucopus breed LL Stock chromosome 8b, UCI_PerLeu_2.1, whole genome shotgun sequence genome, one window contains:
- the LOC114680813 gene encoding serine protease 30-like: MKSWARCILLLLLLLPGGRGDVLPSVCGRSRDAEKIVGGQDAQEGQWPWQVSLWIAGEGHICGGSLIHPGWVLTAAHCFRRSQNPSFYSVKVGGLTLSLLETPITLAAVRSIFVHPSYLWEDTSSGDIALVQLNTPLKSSQFTAVCLPEAHAPLTPGTLCWVTGWGSTHERDLSSVLQELAVPLLDSEECEKMYHLPESSLSGKRLIQADMLCAGFAEGQRDACQGDSGGPLVCVINSSWIQVGITSWGFGCARPYRPGVYTRVPAYVDWIQRTMAETPSDTCGCHSRASEAQPLLMLVLLALALPGAM, encoded by the exons ATGAAGTCCTGGGCAAGGTGCatccttctgctgctgctgctgctaccag gAGGACGAGGGGACGTGTTGCCCTCAG TGTGTGGCCGTTCCAGAGATGCTGAGAAGATCGTGGGTGGCCAAGATGCTCAGGAAGGACAGTGGCCTTGGCAGGTCAGCCTGTGGATAGCTGGAGAGGGCCACATATGTGGGGGCTCCCTCATCCACCCAGGGTGGGTGCTCACAGCTGCCCACTGCTTCCGTAG GTCTCAGAATCCCAGCTTCTACAGTGTGAAGGTCGGAGGACTGACACTCTCTCTTCTGGAGACCCCCATAACCTTGGCGGCTGTGAGGAGCATCTTTGTGCACCCCAGCTACCTCTGGGAAGACACGTCTAGTGGAGATATTGCGTTGGTACAGCTGAACACTCCTCTGAAGTCCTCTCAGTTCACTGCTGTCTGCCTCCCAGAAGCCCACGCGCCTCTCACCCCCGGGACTCTATGCTGGGTAACAGGCTGGGGGTCCACCCATGAAAGAG ACCTGTCCAGTGTCCTCCAGGAGTTAGCCGTGCCTCTCTTGGACTCAGAGGAGTGTGAGAAGATGTACCACCTCCCAGAGAGCAGCCTGTCAGGGAAGCGACTCATCCAGGCAGACATGCTCTGTGCAGGCTTTGCAGAGGGCCAGAGAGACGCTTGCCAG gGTGACTCTGGGGGACCACTGGTCTGTGTCATCAATAGTTCCTGGATCCAGGTTGGGATCACCAGCTGGGGATTTGGCTGTGCTCGGCCATACAGGCCTGGTGTCTACACTCGGGTGCCAGCTTATGTAGACTGGATTCAGAGAACCATGGCAGAGACCCCCTCTGACACCTGCGGATGCCACTCCAGAGCCTCTGAGGCTCAGCCACTATTGATGCTAGTCTTGCTGGCCTTAGCCTTGCCAGGGGCCATGTGA